Sequence from the Deltaproteobacteria bacterium genome:
GCATCGACGGGTCGAACTCCCGCGTGATCCGCGCCCGTTTCCCTTCAGTTATCTGCGTGACGAGGAAAAGCACCTTTTCGATGACGTCGTTCAGGCTGGCCTTCGTGAACCGCGGCTCGGTGTACCTGGAAAAGTTCAACAGGTCCCTTATCGTGTTGTCCAGGCGTTTCATGAGCGCCATCATTTCGTCGAGGATCTCGCGCTTGGGGTCGCCCTCGGGGAACTCCAGGGAGAGGATCTGCGCCGCCCCGTAGATTCCGGCGAGCGGGTTCTTGATCTCATGCGCGATGCCCGCCGCCATTTCCCCCAGCGACGCAAGCCGGTCGGCCCGGACCATTTGACGGTGATGGAACCTCTCTATCTCGGCCTGGGCTTCCGAAAGCTTTCGGATCATTTCGTTGAAACTGATTCCCAGGCGGCCCAGCTCATCCCCGCTCCGGACTTCCACCCGTCCATCCATATTGCCTGCTTCGATGGATGCCATCGTGTCCGCAAGCCTGGCGACCGGCGTGGATACGAACCGCCTCAAGAGGAAGGCCGTCAACGCCGAAGTGAGAACGATCGCAAGCGCCGTGAAGGAGAGCATCAGTATGCCGTTGTCGGCGATCCTCTTCTCGGTCTCTTCCATGGAAAGGCATACGTCCAGGACACCCAGCACGCGGATATCCGGGTGATGGCAGCGCTGGCAGGCAGGCTCGTTCTCCACGGGCTCCACCATGCAGAACGAGCGGTGGCCCGTGTCCGCGCTCTGGAAGGGAGTGCTCCTCTCCGGGCTCCGGTAGACGGAGTAGTCAAGCTGGTCGGTCGGCATCCCGACCTCCGATGCTTTCGCGGAGTAGAGGATGCGGCCCTCTTCGTCGAACACCCTCATTTTCTCCACTCCCGGGAGGGAGCCTACGGTCTGGAAAGTCGATGACAGCGACGCGATGTGCCCGCTTTCCATCCCGATGCGGATCGTGTTTTTCAACGCCCGCGTAAGCAGGATCGCCTGGTTGCGTGTGGAATCGAGAGCCTGACGGGACTGGATTCGAAATGCGATATAGGACGACGTTCCGAAGATGGCCGCCAGCACCAGGCTTATGGACAGGGACATCTTGAAGAACAGCTGGCTTGGGAAAAATCGCATCGTTCGCGTTTATCCCGTCAAAGGCGGGTCATACGGGGTGGCACGTCCTGCATAATTCCCCCTGGTCCTTTCGCAACAGGCGCCGCTCGGGGGCCTGGTGCGGAAGATGGCATGCCTGGCATGCAAACTCCGCGCTGTTCCTCGGAATATCGGGGGGGACCCGGACGACTACCTGGCGCTTTCCGCCGGGCCCAAACGGATGATGGGAGTGCAATTTTCCATGGCATCCCAGGCAAAGATCGTTGCCGCCGCGGACCAACTGCCGCGGGACGACGCTCGCGTGCGGGCTGTGGCAGCCGGTGCACTGCCGTTCCTTCACCGGCAAATGGACGGAGGCGGTTTCCGGCTGCGGATCGTGGCACTCGAGGCATCCTTTTTCGAGCTTCTGC
This genomic interval carries:
- a CDS encoding HAMP domain-containing protein; the encoded protein is MRFFPSQLFFKMSLSISLVLAAIFGTSSYIAFRIQSRQALDSTRNQAILLTRALKNTIRIGMESGHIASLSSTFQTVGSLPGVEKMRVFDEEGRILYSAKASEVGMPTDQLDYSVYRSPERSTPFQSADTGHRSFCMVEPVENEPACQRCHHPDIRVLGVLDVCLSMEETEKRIADNGILMLSFTALAIVLTSALTAFLLRRFVSTPVARLADTMASIEAGNMDGRVEVRSGDELGRLGISFNEMIRKLSEAQAEIERFHHRQMVRADRLASLGEMAAGIAHEIKNPLAGIYGAAQILSLEFPEGDPKREILDEMMALMKRLDNTIRDLLNFSRYTEPRFTKASLNDVIEKVLFLVTQITEGKRARITREFDPSMPEIEMDQEQIKQVFLNLALNALQAKPDGCALTVRTYSEVPADVPDVKHRSRFVMAAVVDDGPGIPADRLGRIFQPFFTTKEAGTGLGLSMTRKILDLHDGWITAASEEGKGAIFTVFLPKEKL